A stretch of the Zeugodacus cucurbitae isolate PBARC_wt_2022May chromosome 6, idZeuCucr1.2, whole genome shotgun sequence genome encodes the following:
- the LOC105209234 gene encoding uncharacterized protein LOC105209234 isoform X1, whose amino-acid sequence MMKRTRVDEVQYGTRPGPGGVGGSGGGGTSGTIVGTSNPGNTVNIGTVVPGSHSNTSISVGLSGNNATGSIPHHRILIPQHGGAQTIAYLPSTTPTATNMKGSGGMVDSSTSSASSSSHDNSGGASGSTVQLPGGTVVTSGGGVSGTVNAGTVHTQAVQYSSTSYNVSSVSSSVGGSIKTTTEGPVQIHVTGGTGGNVQNSGSQPNSLRTRTISSSQNIAVSAGSTLNAPQPLAVVAPLPTTTGQQQGPPQPGQPQGGPPRLKVEDALSYLDQVKFQYADQPQIYNNFLDIMKEFKSHCIDTPGVIQRVSTLFKGHTELIYGFNMFLPAGYKIEIHSDELGVSVPVVSMPSASPNSLHSSIANIPGSVGNIQTPLLHKSNQSSSSNTSSTIELQQIHGTSSSNASVAVNLMTHGGASLSQTTIHALQSPASQPSPSGPGMAQQHAHVSVSPAPSSVAQIQSVTVAPVSAAHLPQNFSRDRERSSIAQAVVTSSMGGGPPTLNALGELNPQINNAVGSGNVGNSSGNAHHNLHHIQQAHQSLLMGETVGQQNQPVEFNHAISYVNKIKNRFQNKPEKYKKFLEILHTYQKEQKVIKEGSPNQGKTLTEQEVYTQVAKLFGQDEDLLREFGQFLPDATNHQSAQYMTKSHNDHKRPNSNAVISNSVAISAGGGGGHHISIPSASSSPLHLNSGATLSQIGGSTHAAVLGNLSAVNTSVSIKSYNNSQQQSQNHVISTNAVGGRGGDVVYEKDYPHHVTLHSGGGVHLKVIHDGVHHDLNVSTNMRGYEKDTHRSNHHANSGLKYTHTQASNVGGVSGHSTKKSPSYSSGFGSMGGSGNATMGNSRETDRTSIGMNYSHQVLGHLSATRRPAIDDGGSGSGGGGMGGGPPPPKKHKPICKDITFSEASRKCTLSDAAFFDKVRKALRNPDVYDNFLRCLTLFNQEIVSKTELLNLVTPFLSKFPDLLSGFTKFLGQPVSQMSAGGTGGGIGIFGLEEIPLQSAHRQNAGLSNVGAINDRQGNHQGGELAQDIDLTSCKRLGASYCALPQSIVPKKCSGRTALCREVLNDKWVSFPTWASEDSTFVTSRKTQFEETIYRNIHRTEDERFELDVVIETNSATIRVLEGVQKKMSRMSPEDLSRFYLDDYLGGTSQTIHQRAIHRIYGDKAGEIIQGLKKNPSVAVPIVLKRLKVKEEEWRDAQKGFNKLWREQNEKYYLKSLDHQAINFKPNDMKALRSKNLFNEIETLYDERHDQDDENGEPITGPHLVLPYKDKTILDDAANLLIHHVKRQTGIQKQEKTKIKHILRQFVPDLFFSARQPLSDDEREDVFPFLIDDNEKMDVDSPTTGNRSERELHASSGGNGKVSRTSSGSGSTSNADTNCGAISGAKTDGNGSHDKNSLNSATEGGNLLENHKNGESNASAVNSNNAGQSVAGDAATTNTLSVSDKATSSKDSNSSALAKGQANNITVVDDANRSSAEGMAKSVSSTISASVTAASENKTLTNSNVSGAAAGDSITSVHKDAAGIALSSNAITQIGLKAVGMKDANEKNNSKAADSTAGTNATTAASTHASDCNSVDAIKVEIKEETPDMDVDIQVPPHAVSKHLDEAYTLFFANNNWYLFLRLHAILCERLCTMYERAQMLAIEEERHRTNRRESTATALRLKPKPEPHVDEYYSVFLEMLKNVLDGNMDSNSFEDSMREMFGIHAYISFTLDKVVSNAVRQLQNCVTERGALECVELFHHEQRRGGAGNYCRDAQKNYANELAYQRKAEASLHEENCFKVYIYKIDCRVTIELLDTEVEETEKPLNKVKSWSKYVDRLANPAANSNNSQNVANISVTSVGSASSNVSGVNNASNANSVGMPSISSNLAGANGGEIKLERMDDDALDAHVTCKARFLKRNKRLACLRADQQTRLQQLKAAATATTNSGSATNALNKTAAAAADASGTIDSTVNSNAASAGNEPHWSWSKRPPERVGSIVVGSGAEKYFVNDRDEIKFNAGGRQVITINKNLQLFKWDSVRRAKLSHSYVTQRKHKLFQRFTQKWLAEHVSEQAQQQCTDWLLGKTVPSSSVNWALKTKVMPQNDVKRTPYRVYNRYKVTFSGSAVNSCADVASGNSGVVGGSRVGGSSTSNSGVGGGGNVPVVDTHATTTATNTTHCNSNVQSQLTSNAATLANAAGPSNAVQASANVAAVTTSSTLTATTEAYKLTATGNSNNNNSNNNNRQLES is encoded by the exons ATGATGAAACGTACGCGTGTGGATGAAGTCCAATACGGCACGCGACCTGGCCCTGGTGGAGTGGGTGGTAGTGGTGGTGGAGGCACTAGTGGTACCATAGTGGGGACCTCTAATCCGGGTAACACAGTTAATATCGGCACTGTTGTTCCTGGCAGCCACTCTAATACCAGTATAAGTGTCGGTTTGTCAGGAAATAATGCAACTGGTTCAATCCCGCATCATCGCATTTTAATACCGCAACATGGTGGAGCGCAGACAATTGCTTATTtgccatcaacaacaccaacagcgaCGAATATGAAGGGTTCTGGTGGAATGGTAGATAGTAGTACTAGTAGCGCCAGTTCGTCAAGTCACGATAATAGTGGAGGAGCCAGCGGCAGTACAGTACAGTTACCTGGCGGAACAGTGGTTACTTCAGGAGGCGGTGTCTCGGGTACTGTCAATGCTGGAACTGTTCATACACAAGCTGTGCAGTATTCTTCAACTT CCTACAATGTTTCATCAGTATCTTCCAGTGTTGGTGGTAGTATCAAAACAACTACAGAAGGACCCGTACAAATTCATGTAACTGGTGGTACAGGTGGTAATGTGCAGAACTCTGGATCGCAACCAAATTCACTGCGGACACGTACAATCAGTTCTTCTCAGAATATTGCTGTCAGTGCTGGATCTACACTAAATGCACCACAACCTCTCGCAGTAGTAGCACCGTTACCAACAACAACGGGCCAACAGCAAGGTCCTCCACAACCTGGTCAGCCACAGGGTGGTCCTCCTCGCCTTAAAGTGGAGGATGCACTTAGTTACTTGGATCAAGTAAAGTTCCAATATGCTGATCAgccacaaatttataacaattttctgGATATAATGAAAGAATTCAAATCACACTGCATTGATACGCCCGGTGTGATTCAACGAGTTTCAACACTTTTTAAAGGGCACACAGAACTGATTTACGGCTTTAATATGTTCCTGCCAGCCGGTTATAAAATCGAAATACATTCAGATGAATTGGGAGTTTCTGTACCCGTTGTATCAATGCCATCAGCGTCGCCAAACAGCTTGCACAGTAGTATAGCAAATATACCTGGAAGTGTTGGCAATATTCAAACACCATTACTACATAAATCAAATCAGAGTAGTTCAAGTAATACTTCCAGTACTATAGAACTCCAACAAATACATGGCACCAGCAGCAGTAATGCAAGTGTGGCTGTTAATCTTATGACACATGGTGGCGCGTCGTTGTCTCAAACAACAATACATGCACTTCAGTCACCGGCTTCACAACCTTCGCCGAGTGGTCCTGGAATGGCTCAACAACATGCTCACGTATCTGTATCGCCGGCTCCATCGTCCGTTGCCCAAATTCAGAGTGTTACAGTTGCACCAGTGTCGGCAGCACATTTACCACAAAATTTTTCACGAGATCGCGAGCGTTCCAGCATAGCGCAAGCCGTAGTCACCAGTAGTATGGGCGGCGGTCCACCCACACTAAATGCGCTTGGCGAATTGAACCCACAAATAAACAACGCGGTCGGTAGTGGTAATGTCGGTAATAGCAGTGGAAATGCCCATCATAATCTACACCACATTCAACAGGCGCATCAGTCCTTACTCATGGGTGAAACTGTCGGACAACAAAATCAGCCGGTCGAGTTCAATCATGCGATAtcatatgttaataaaattaaa AATCGTTTCCAGAATAAaccagaaaaatacaaaaaattcctTGAAATTCTTCACACGTATCAAAAGGAGCAGAAAGTGATTAAAGAAGGCAGTCCCAATCAAGGGAAAACATTGACCGAACAAGAGGTTTACACACAAGTCGCAAAGCTATTCGGTCAGGATGAAGACCTCCTGAGAGAATTTGGTCAATTTCTTCCGGACGCTACGAATCATCAAAGCGCGCAATATATGACCAAGTCGCATAACGACCACAAACGTCCCAATTCGAACGCAGTAATCAGCAACAGTGTAGCTATAAGTgctggcggcggcggtggtcaTCATATTTCCATACCATCGGCATCAAGTTCCCCGCTACACCTTAATAGTGGCGCAACGTTGTCACAGATTGGTGGTAGTACGCATGCTGCGGTTTTGGGCAACTTATCTGCTGTAAATACGAGTGTGAGCATCAAATCATACAATAATAGCCAACAGCAGTCTCAAAATCATGTCATCAGTACGAACGCAGTAGGTGGCCGTGGTGGCGATGTAGTCTACGAGAAAGATTATCCACATCATGTAACGCTACATTCTGGTGGCGGTGTACATTTAAAGGTGATACATGATGGTGTCCACCACGATTTAAATGTCAGCACAAATATGCGTGGCTATGAAAAAGATACTCATCGCAGCAATCACCACGCCAATAGTGGTttgaaatatacacacacacaagcctCTAATGTTGGCGGCGTTTCCGGCCACTCTACGAAGAAGTCGCCAAGCTATAGTTCCGGATTTGGCTCGATGGGCGGCAGTGGCAATGCGACAATGGGTAATAGTCGAGAAACGGATCGTACATCGATTGGTATGAATTATTCGCATCAAGTGCTCGGTCACTTATCAGCAACGCGTCGTCCAGCAATTGATGATGGCGGTAGTGGCAGTGGTGGTGGCGGTATGGGTGGTGGACCACCACCGCCGAAAAAGCACAAGCCTATTTGTAAGGACATTACGTTTTCAGAAGCTTCACGAAAGTGTACCCTCTCCGATGCGGCATTCTTCGATAAAGTTCGCAAAGCATTACGAAATCCCGATGTATACGACAACTTCCTGCGTTGTCTAACACTATTCAATCAGGAGATTGTGTCAAAGACTGAATTGTTGAATTTGGTAACGCCATTCCTCAGTAAATTCCCAGACCTACTTAGCggatttactaaatttttgggACAACCAGTATCGCAAATGTCTGCGGGCGGTACCGGCGGTGGCATCGGAATTTTCGGTTTGGAAGAAATACCACTGCAATCCGCGCATCGGCAAAATGCCGGCCTAAGTAATGTAGGTGCAATAAACGATCGCCAAGGCAATCATCAAGGCGGTGAATTGGCACAGGATATTGATTTAACCTCGTGCAAGCGACTCGGTGCCTCTTATTGCGCCTTGCCACAGTCCATCGTGCCGAAAAAGTGTTCTGGCCGTACCGCGTTATGTCGTGAAGTGCTAAACGACAAATGGGTGTCATTTCCAACGTGGGCCAGTGAGGATTCAACATTTGTGACTTCACGCAAAACACAGTTCGAGGAAACAATTTACAG GAATATTCATAGGACGGAAGATGAACGCTTTGAATTGGATGTGGTAATTGAGACTAACAGCGCAACGATTCGTGTACTTGAGGGTGTGCAGAAGAAAATGTCCCGCATGTCACCAGAGGATTTGAGCCGATTCTACTTGGACGACTACTTGGGCGGCACCTCACAGACGATACACCAAAGGGCCATACACCGTATATATGGCGATAAGGCAGGCGAAATAATACAAGGTCTGAAAAAGAATCCCTCTGTTGCAGTGCCAATAGTGCTTAAACGTTTGAAAGTAAAAGAGGAGGAGTGGCGCGATGCACAAAAA GGCTTCAATAAGCTGTGGCGTGAGCAAAACGagaagtattatttaaaatcaCTCGACCATCAGGCAATCAATTTCAAACCGAATGACATGAAGGCGTTGCGTTCCAAGAATCTATTTAATGAGATTGAAACCTTATACGATGAG CGCCACGATCAAGATGATGAAAATGGTGAACCCATTACTGGACCACATCTCGTGCTGCCATATAAAGATAAGACAATACTTGATGATGCGGCGAATTTATTAATTCACCATGTAAAGCGTCAGACTGGTATACAAAAGCAGGAAAAGACTAAAATCAAACATATATTGCGGCAATTCGTGCCCGATCTGTTTTTCTCGGCCCGACAACCGTTGAGCGACGATGAACGCGAGGATG TATTCCCATTTTTAATAGATGATAACGAAAAGATGGATGTCGATTCCCCGACAACAGGTAATAGGAGCGAACGTGAGTTACATGCCAGCAGCGGTGGCAACGGCAAAGTTAGTAGAACGTCAAGTGGAAGTGGCAGCACATCGAACGCCGATACAAATTGTGGAGCAATAAGCGGTGCCAAGACCGATGGCAATGGCTCACATGATAAAAATTCGTTAAATTCAGCGACAGAAGGTGGCAATTTGTtggaaaatcacaaaaatggCGAATCAAATGCATCAGCGGTAAATAGTAACAACGCTGGTCAAAGTGTCGCTGGAGATGCTGCTACGACCAACACATTAAGTGTGAGTGACAAGGCCACCTCTAGTAAGGATTCCAATTCATCGGCGCTTGCTAAAGGCCAAGCCAACAATATCACCGTTGTCGACGATGCGAACAGATCATCAGCCGAAGGAATGGCTAAATCTGTATCTTCTACAATATCCGCATCAGTAACAGCTGCGTCAGAAAATAAGACACTAACAAATAGTAATGTGAGTGGCGCTGCTGCGGGAGACAGCATTACTTCTGTGCACAAGGATGCAGCAGGCATTGCGTTGTCATCTAACGCAATAACACAAATTGGTTTAAAAGCTGTTGGAATGAAAGATGCAAATgagaaaaacaatagcaaagcagCAGACAGTACTGCTGGCACAAATGCAACAACTGCCGCCTCAACACATGCCAGCGATTGTAATTCTGTGGATGCAATAAAGGTTGAAATTAAGGAGGAAACACCAGATATGGATGTGGACATACAAGTGCCACCTCATGCTGTCAGCAAACATTTG GACGAGGCGTACACACTTTTCTTTGCCAACAacaattggtatttatttttgcgACTACATGCCATTTTATGTGAGCGCTTGTGTACAATGTATGAACGAGCACAAATGTTGGCCATTGAGGAGGAACGTCATCGCACAAATCGTCGTGAGAGCACTGCGACCGCTTTAAGACTGAAACCGAAACCTGAACCACATGTGGATGAGTATTACTCAGTTTTTCTGGAAATGCTCAAGAATGTGCTTGATGGTAATATGGATTCGAATTCATTCGAGGATTCTATGCGTGAAATGTTTGGCATACATGCGTACATATCCTTTACGCTCGACAAG GTGGTCTCGAATGCTGTTCGACAGCTGCAAAACTGTGTTACAGAACGCGGTGCACTTGAGTGCGTTGAACTGTTCCATCATGAGCAACGTCGTGGTGGCGCCGGCAATTATTGTCGCGATGCGCAGAAGAATTACGCCAACGAATTGGCGTACCAGCGCAAAGCTGAGGCTAGTTTACACGAGGAGAACTGCTTCAAAGTCTATATT taTAAAATTGACTGCCGTGTAACGATCGAGCTGCTCGATACTGAAGTTGAAGAGACTGAGAAGCCTTTGAATAAAGTAAAATCTTGGAGCAAGTACGTCGATCGTTTAGCAAATCCCGCCGCGAACAGCAATAACAgccaaaatgttgcaaatatttcCGTCACAAGTGTTGGCAGTGCGTCAAGTAATGTGAGTGGTGTAAACAACGCAAGTAATGCTAATTCGGTCGGCATGCCGTCTATATCAAGTAATCTAGCGGGTGCAAACGGTGGCGAAATTAAGCTTGAGCGTATGGATGATGATGCACTG GATGCGCATGTAACATGCAAAGCACGCTTCCTCAAACGCAACAAGCGCTTGGCCTGCCTGCGCGCCGATCAGCAGACACGTTTGCAACAATTAAAAGCGGcggccacagcaacaacaaacagcggCAGCGCAACAAATGCACTGAATAAAACTGCTGCTGCAGCGGCTGACGCCAGTGGCACAATAGACAGCACGGTGAATAGCAACGCGGCGTCGGCGGGCAACGAACCACACTGGAGTTGGAGTAAGCGACCGCCAGAGCGCGTGGGCAGCATTGTGGTGGGCAGCGGTGCGGAGAAGTACTTTGTCAACGATCGCGACGAAATCAAATTCAACGCCGGTGGACGGCAAGTGATTACCATCAACAAGAATCTCCAATTGTTCAAATGGGACTCGGTGCGGCGCGCGAAATTG TCCCATTCGTATGTAACGCAACGCAAACACAAACTATTTCAACGTTTCACACAAAAGTGGCTGGCGGAGCATGTTAGCGAACAGGCGCAACAGCAATGCACGGACTGGCTGCTCGGCAAGACGGTGCCAAGCAGTAGTGTCAACTGGGCGCTGAAAACCAAGGTGATGCCACAAAACGATGTGAAACGCACGCCATATCGCGTTTACAACCGTTATAAAGTGACATTCAGCGGCAGTGCGGTGAACAGTTGTGCCGATGTTGCTAGTGGCAACAGTGGCGTCGTTGGCGGTAGCCGCGTGGGTGGCAGTAGTACTAGTAAtagtggtgttggtggtggtggtaatgTGCCGGTAGTGGACACGCAtgccacaacaacagcgacGAACACAACGCACTGCAATAGCAACGTACAATCGCAGTTGACCTCGAACGCTGCCACATTAGCCAATGCAGCAGGTCCAAGCAATGCAGTGCAGGCGAGTGCAAACGTCGCGGCGGTGACGACATCGTCGACGTTAACAGCCACAACAGAAGCATACAAGCTGACGGCAACAggtaatagcaataacaacaacagcaataacaacaatcgaCAATTGGAAAGCTGA